A window from Fragaria vesca subsp. vesca linkage group LG5, FraVesHawaii_1.0, whole genome shotgun sequence encodes these proteins:
- the LOC101302266 gene encoding uncharacterized protein LOC101302266: protein MVRNLTPVLQRELENLHKDADSRRLAMKALKSYVKHLDSKAIPMFLAQVSQSKETAPLNGECTISLYEVLARVHGVKIVPLITNIMATIIKTLASSAGSFPLQQACSKVVPAIARYGIDPTTPQDKKRHIIHSLCNPLADSLLGSQESLTSGAALCLKALVDSDNWYFASDEMVNKVCQNVSGALEEKYTQSNAHMGLVMSLAKHNAIIVEPYARLLIHAGLQILNNGLIEGNSQKRLEAIQMVNFLMKCLDPWSILSELELVIEEMDKSQSDQMAYVAGAAFEALQTARRIAADKGPKLEKAHSVSGSNFSRRDHSRRRNLSSAGDQSLASVSPESQTLDSFTGYDSWVESPIAARQVSQNSSYDCRSVNRKLWSHECGGVDVSLKDGLFSGIAHENGYSNAPSDSGNNQFMNSEVECTQEFSGFLQRNPRNGVSRSATTSPLRSRTPIDVDNIILKTPRRLVHSLQDPNNVNSDFSEKQTRRFRSLSLSEDCSPNGRYNGYSHDATYDCNGSFCDGGGVQFQGGPESVSSTDGIPKEGDLHMFQDAVLEIKSEIQDSSIIRKPLRKAAAKFFCGLSFAVLAVIVLLALITAQGPSYESYYLVPT from the exons ATGGTTAGAAATTTAACCCCGGTACTACAGAGAGAGTTGGAAAATCTTCACAAAGATGCTGATAGTCGTAGATTAGCAATGAAAGCACTCAAGTCCTATGTGAAACATTTGGACTCCAAGGCAATCCCTATGTTTCTTGCCCAAGTTTCCCAGTCTAAAGAAACTGCTCCTTTGAATGGGGAATGCACCATTTCGCTCTATGAAGTTCTTGCTCGTGTTCATGGCGTCAAAATCGTCCCTCTCATAACCAACATCATGGCAACCATAATCAAGACTCTAGCTTCCAGTGCAGGGTCTTTCCCTCTTCAACAAGCATGCTCAAAGGTGGTTCCGGCCATCGCTAGATATGGGATTGATCCTACCACCCCTCAAGACAAGAAGAGGCATATTATTCATTCACTATGCAATCCCCTCGCGGATTCCCTCTTGGGTTCTCAAGAGAGCTTGACTTCTGGAGCTGCCCTTTGCTTAAAGGCTCTTGTGGACTCGGATAATTGGTATTTTGCTTCAGATGAGATGGTTAATAAGGTTTGTCAGAATGTTTCTGGGGCTTTGGAGGAGAAATATACTCAGTCAAATGCACACATGGGTCTGGTCATGTCTCTTGCAAAGCACAATGCTATAATAGTTGAACCGTATGCTAGGTTGTTGATACATGCTGGACTGCAGATATTGAACAATGGTTTAATAGAGGGGAATTCTCAGAAACGCTTGGAAGCTATTCAAATGGTGAACTTCCTGATGAAATGCTTAGATCCTTGGAGCATTTTATCTGAGCTTGAGTTGGTAATTGAAGAAATGGACAAGAGTCAGTCAGATCAGATGGCTTATGTAGCAGGGGCTGCCTTTGAAGCTCTGCAAACTGCAAGGAGAATAGCTGCAGATAAAGGCCCAAAACTTGAAAAGGCTCATTCAGTCAGTGGCTCAAACTTTAGTAGGAGAGACCATAGTAGGAGGCGAAATTTATCTAGTGCTGGCGATCAGTCCCTTGCATCGGTGTCACCTGAGTCACAGACCCTTGATTCCTTCACAGGATATGATTCATGGGTTGAATCACCTATTGCAGCGAGGCAGGTTTCTCAAAACTCAAGTTATGATTGTAGGAGTGTCAATCGGAAACTTTGGAGTCATGAGTGTGGAGGAGTTGATGTGTCTCTCAAGGATGGTCTGTTCTCAGGGATTGCTCACGAAAATGGCTACTCTAATGCACCTTCAGACTCTGGGAATAATCAGTTCATGAACAGCGAAGTTGAATGCACACAAGAATTTTCAGGTTTCCTTCAAAGAAATCCTAGGAATGGAGTATCAAGAAGTGCCACAACCAGTCCCCTG AGGTCACGAACTCCAATTGATGTTGATAATATCATCCTCAAAACTCCTAGGAGGCTCGTTCATTCTCTTCAGGATCCAAATAATGTCAACTCAGACTTCTCTGAGAAACAAACTAGAAGATTTAGGAGTTTATCCTTGAGCGAAGATTGCAGCCCAAATGGCAGGTACAATGGTTACTCACATGATGCCACTTATGACTGCAATGGTAGCTTCTGTGATGGTGGTGGTGTGCAGTTCCAAGGTGGCCCTGAATCTGTATCATCAACAGATGGTATTCCTAAAGAAGGTGACTTGCACATGTTTCAAGATGCTGTTCTCGAAATAAAATCAGAAATTCAAGATTCCAGCATCATCAGAAAACCCCTTCGCAAGGCTGCTGCAAAATTCTTCTGTGGTCTTTCTTTTGCAGTACTTGCAGTAATTGTTCTGTTAGCTTTGATTACAGCTCAAGGTCCAAGTTATGAAAGTTATTATCTAGTCCCAACTTAG